Within the Gracilinema caldarium DSM 7334 genome, the region TAAAGGGAAAGAAACACACTATCACAGTGTTAAGGATAGTGAAAAAGAAGGTCTTGCAATTATTCATCAGGAACTGGCATTAAGTCCTTATCTTTCGATATATGAGAATATTTTTTTAGGACATATGCGGACATCGCTGGGGATAATTAACTGGGACTATTATATCAAAGAGTCACAAAAATATCTGGAACAGGTAGGTCTCAGAGAAAATCCAGCAACCATTGTTAGCAAAATGGGAGTAGGGAAACAGCAATTGGTAGAAATTGCCCGTGCGCTTTCTAAAAAAGTAGAATTATTAATCCTCGATGAACCAACCTCGTCTTTAAATGATGATGAAAGTGAAAAGTTGCTTAAGCTTATTTTGGAATTAAAACAGCAGGGAATTACCTGTATCATGATAAGTCATAAATTGAACGAAGTACTCGAAATAGCCGATACGGTAACTGTGCTACGCGATGGTAAATCAATATCAACCTATGATGTGAAAAAAGATAAACTAACAGAAGCAATGCTGATACGAGATATGGTAGGCCGAGATCTAACGACCCGTTTCCCGGAACGTAAAAATAAACCTGGCGAAGTTATTTTAGAGGTAAAGAATTGGACTGTATATCATCCAGATTATCACACGATCAAAGTAGTCGATAATGCATCGTTCTATGCTCGCAAAGGAGAGATCGTCGCTTTTTGCGGTCCTATGGGTGCAGGACGTACCGAACTTATGATGAGTATTTATGGCCGGTCTTATGGTTCTCGAGCAGAGGGAGAACTGCGAATGAGGGGTCAAAAAGTTGATACCAGTGATACACGGAAAGCAATTGAAGCAGGCATAGGATATGTATCTGAGGACAGAAAAAATCTTGGTCTTATTTTAATTCAGGATGTAAAGTCAAATATTTCTATTTCGAGTTTAAATAAATTATCGAAAGTCGGTGTGGTGAATTCTTCTTTGGAAATCCGAGAAGCTGAACGATTTAAAAATGAACTCCGTATTAAGACCCCATCGATACATCAGTTGACCAGGAATCTTTCTGGCGGAAACCAGCAAAAAGTTGCATTAAGCCGATGTATGCTTTCAGATCCGGAAATATTTATTGTTGATGAACCAACGAGAGGTATTGATGTGGGAGCAAAATCAGAAATCTATCATATTCTTAATGATATGGCTGCTTATGGAAAAACCATAATCATGGTGACATCCGAATTACCGGAAGCAATTGGAATGGCAGACCGAATATATGTAATGAATGAAGGCCGAATCAAGGGCGAACTTACCCGAGATGAGGCTACCCAAGAAAAAATAATGCATATTGCGTTGTTAAATTAGAAGGAGCAGGTATGAGCGATACGACAGTCACATCTTCATCTATCAGAAATCTTATTAAGGCAAACATACGGAATTATTCCATGGTCCTGATGCTTGCCCTGATTATGATAATATTCTCTTTTTTAACTGATGGCGTAAATCTCAATTCTCGTAATTTTACCAATATTTTCATGCAGAACAGTTATATTCTTCTGCTCGCAGTTGGAATGGTTCTGGTAATAATTGTAGGAAATATAGATCTCTCCGTAGGTTCGGTTGCTGCTTTTATCGGTGCTATTAGTGCCATGCTCTATAATTCTGGTGCCAATATGTTTGTAACCATATTGTTAAGCATCATTCTCGGTGTACTTATTGGTGCGTTTCAGGGAGCATGGATTGCTTACGCAAAGATTCCTGCTTTTATTGTTACTTTGGCAGCGCAATTACTCTTCAGGGGTCTCACGTATATCATTACTAATGTAAGCCCCATATCCCTACGGGATGATAATTTTAAACAAATAGCATCCGGTATGGCAAATATAAATGTTCTCACAATTAATGGGGTGTATTACACAGCTCTAGTAGCAGGTGTAGTAGTATTTCTCATATATGTGGTTTTAGAGATTCAGGGGCGGCGAAATAAAATAAAATATGGTTTTAAAGTTTCTCCTATGAGCTTTTTTATAATTAAACTGTTGGTAATAGGACTCTTAATTTTTGGACTAAGCCAACGTTTTGCAACGTACCGCGGTATACCAATAGTGGTGATTGTATTAGGGGTAACTATTATATTCTTTAGCTTTATTACTAATAATACGGTAATAGGCCGCTATATCTATGCTGTCGGTGGAAATGCACGATCTGCAAAGCTGTCCGGTATCAATTCTGAATTAGTTGTATTTGTAGTTCAGCTCATAATGGGGGGACTAACTGGTCTTGCTGGAGTTGTGTTTACTGGTTATATGAACTCTGCTCTTCCGCAAGCTGGTAATAACTTTGAACTTGATGCGATTGCAGCATGTTTTATCGGCGGAGCTTCAGCAAGTGGTGGAATCGGTACGGTTATTGGTGCGATAGTAGGTGGACTTGTAATGGCTGCAATAAATAATGGAATGTCATTGATGAATATTCAGGCCCAGTGGCAATATGTGGTAAAAGCGTTGGTACTTCTCTTGGCTGTATTCTACGATATTTATACCCGAAGAAAGACTGGTTTGGGTTGATAGGTAATATAAAGGCGGCCAATGAGGCCGCTTTTTTGTTTTAATTAAGGTTGTTTTATTAAGGTTGTACTGTTAAGTTTCTAACCCAGCGTTCCTTTTTGAGATACCAGCGTGCTATTAGATATTTAACCACATCGGTAATTTTAATGATTGCAAACATGAGCACTGGTCCGATACCGGTTCCAAGGGTGAGTATAATAGCCCCCGGAACGAACAGGAGGGTATTGACTGAGACATCCACATACATCCCAAGAGCAGTATCTCCACCTGCTCGAGAAATAGCAAACTGTGCATTAAGAACTGTCCATATAGGCATATACAATGCAATTACCATCACGAGGCCTCTCGTAATGCTTTGGGCGTTGGGGGTCAGGTTGCCAAAAACAAGAGGAATCAGCAAGGTTGATAGAACTGCCCCAAAACCAACCACTATTCCTGCAATAAAAGCCCCAAATTTAAGCCAGTTCGCCCGGTTTCGGGCTTCATCGAGACGGCCTGCCCCAAGGACGCCACCGACAACTACAGCGGTAGCTGCATGAATACCGCCAAAGACAAGGAAAAAGATGTTTGCTATGGTCCAGCCCGCGGCCATTCCGGCAACTACTTCTGCACCTCCTCGGCTGTTATAAAGGGCTGTTACAACAGTCTCTGAAACCACCCAAGTTGTTTCAGAAAGCACCATCATTCCGGATTTACCTAGAATTTCTCCCATAAGTTTTGGTTTGATATGATGAAGTTGTAAAAAGGGTACATAGAAATCAATCGCCTTGAGTCGGATATAGATGAGAAAAGCTCCAACTTCGATCAGGCGGGCGGTAATAGTTGCGATGGCTGCACCGGTAATTTCGAGTCGTGGTGCACCAAGGTTTCCATAGATCAATATATAGTTTCCAAATGTATTAACGAGCGTCGATAGAACTGATATAACAAGGGGTATACGGGGTAATCCGATTTCCCGGAAAGCGGTGCCAATAGCAGTTGATATTGCAATGGGAAAGAGTGTAAATGAAATGAGGCGGAGATAGTCCGCTCCATCAGAAACAATTTCCGCTTGTGCAGAATTTCCCATAGTCATCATCGCAATGAGCCGTTCAGGAATCGTCCATAGAACAACAAAGTAAATGGCAGAAATAATGAGAGCCATGAGGGTCTTAAAGCGGTATGCCTGTTTCATCCCTTCCGCATCATTGGCTCCACGGAATTGAGCCAGATAAATGCCGCCGGCTCCACAAAGGGTCCAAAGCACAACGAGGTAGACAAAATTTACTTGATTGGCCACATTTACGGCGGCCATTTTTGCATCTCCAAGACCGGCAACCATGAAATTGTCAATGAGTGAAACGAGGCTCATGATAAGTTGCTGCATCATCACCGGCAGGGCAATTTGCAGGGCTTCACGGTAAAAAGACCAAGGGCCTATTTTTTTCATAGTTGTTCTTTGATACTACTTTACAAATGATTAGTCAATGAGCAGAGGTAATGGTTTTAAGAGATTATACAAGTATATAATGCCTCTCAATAAATTATATTGAGAGGCATTACCAGGTTAGTCTTTTTTCTTTGTAGAAAGATGGAAAGGTAGGTAGAGTGGACAAAAAGCTATGGCAGAAGTAAGCAGGAACACTACAGCAAGTATTCCTAGCACAATGGCTGCTATCCCGCTTAATTGTCCGGTGAGAATAAAGATACCGACCACTACAGCTAGTACAATGCGGATAATTCTGTCAATAAGGCCCATATTCGATTGCATAACTACCTCCAATGAGCTTAAAAGTAATACATATTAAATATACTATATAATTTATAAATGGCAAGCATAAATTATATAAATATATAATAAGGAAATATAAAATTGGTAAATTTAAAAACGAGAATACATTTTTTACTAATATATCTCTCTGGTTTGACAGATATATAGATAAGAGGTTATAATGTCATGATGTTATAAGCCTTCATTATTTGATCAAGGAGTAGACCGTGGTTTCGGTCCATAATTATAAACGAATAGAAAACTCAATTTTTAGAAAAACCAAGAGTCTGGTTGTTTCTATAGCTAAACATATTACATCTGTTATTAAAAAGCTTGTCACTTTGGGGAGTCGACAATATACCATTATGCTAATTCCCCATTCTGAGAAACAGGTGTTTAATTTACATGTTACTGTCTTTTCTTTACTTTTAGTCGCGCTTATTCTTGCTGGAATTATTGGATCATTTTTCTGGTATGGATCTGTATATACTGATACTAAGGGAGCTCTCTCTATAAAAGAAAGTAAACTGAAAGAAGCTCAGGCAAATCTGGATCAGTTGAGGGATGAAACTGCGCAACTATTAAAATCTGCTAAAAATTTTGAAGCGGCCCTTTCAAATACCCTCTCATCATTGGGTATTGCTGCAGGATCTTTAAATTCTAACCAGAATCAGAGTTTGGGTGATCTCTCGTCTTTTTTTGAGGTAAAAGAAACAGCCCAAGGTACCTTAAAAGAAGTAAGCGAAATTCGTCGTCTTGCAGGATATCTTTCCTCCGCAGCAGAACCGGTAAAAGAATTGGGAGATTTGCTTAATTCTCAAAGCTCATTATTAACTGATATTCCTAGCCTATGGCCGGTTAAAGGTGGTATTGGACATATATCAATGTATTTTGGGCAAAATGAGAACCCTTTTACCGGACAATGGTATATTCATAAAGGTGTTGATATTTCGACCTATCGTCAGGGAGATCCTGTTGTAGCTTCTGCTGACGGACAGGTAGTCACCGTCGATTATGATATCGGCGGTTTTGGAAATTATATCATCATCAAACATAAGCATGGATTCTATACCCGTTATGCACATCTGCAATCCTTTAGGGTTCAAAAGGGGCAAAAAGTCCAGCAGGGGCAGATTATTGGTTATATAGGCAATACCGGGCTTTCTACAGGTCCCCATCTTCATTATGAAGTACATATTGGTTCAGATGTCGTTGATCCACTTAAATACCTGAACATCCGTGCTAGTCTTGCTGGTGTAAAAAAATAACGAGAAAAATGTATGCCTGAAAAAATATTTGAAAATTTCTCAATTAATACAATTATTGGAACAGGGACCTATATTGAAGGATCTATCTCATCAGCTGGGTTTACTCGGATTGATGGTGCTCTTAAGGGGGATCTCGCTGTTCAGGGGCGAGTAGTGATTGGAGAAAGCGCCAGGATTCGCAGTAATATAGCTGGAACCGCGGTTACTGTTGGTGGAGTAGTTCTGGGGGATATTTTTGCCTATGAGAGGGTAACTGTTTTATCCACTGCTGTTGTGCTTGGTACGATCATTACCTGTCGCATTCAGATTGATGAAGGGTGTATCGTTCATGGTAACGTGGTAACCTGTTCTTCAAAAGAGGAATGGGAACAGCGGTGCTCAGCATATAAGGATGCATTGAGCATCAGACGGAGTTAACCATAGGTTTATGGCAAAGGTTGATTTCCCAGAGAGCCAGACACCGTTTTTTAATCCCACCTTATATTCATCAACTCAGGCAGAATTAAAAAAACAGAAAAAGACGGGAAAGGCCCTGCCAATTTCCTCGTTTTCGAAGTTGGTAGAAAATTCAGAAGAAGAAACCTATGTCGAGTCGGTCTCTCTTCCTGAGGGGATTTCCTCATCTGAAGCGCTGCAATTTCTTTTAGACGAAGTACATACAGCAGGAGAAGCTCTTAAGGAAAAACCCTTTCAGGAGCAAATCCTTCACTATAAAGAGGCAGTACGGAATTTTGTTAAGTATGTAGTGGATAATTCCTATGCTGTGGAAGAGAAAATAAGCGGGACCAACATCCTAAAACGGAAAAAATTTACAATAATTCAGGTAATTGATAAAAAATTAGACCAATTGGCCGCAGGTATTCTCGCAGGCCAGACAAACCAGATTCAAATACTGGCAAAACTGGATGAAATTAAGGGATTGTTAATCAATCTGTTACAATAAGGAACTAGTATGGATAATGAGATACAACACAATGGTATTCATGGAGATGAATTTCATCAATTGGAAGATTCTTCCTACAATGATTATTCTGATACTACCGGTATAGCGGTACCGATTGGAGATAGTACGGAGCCGCTAGACCCGACATTACCTGTTTATCGGCTCAGGCTTCCCTATTCTCATGAAACCTTTCAAGCTGTTTTTACAACAGATCTGTTGTCTGTGGGGGCTATGGTTATAGTTCCAACTCGTTATGGTAAGGATATAGCGCAGATTATTGGACTTGTTGAAAACCGGGGGAATTTAACCATAGGTGAGGTTGTTTCTATAGACCGAATCGCTACTTCTGAAGATATTGAAAAGGCTCAACAGAATAAGGAAAAAGAAAAGGAAGCGTTTACTATTTGCCGTGAAAAAATTATAAGTCATCGGCTCGATATGAAATTGGTATCAGTTCATTATCTTTTAGAAGAATCTAAAATTCTTTTCTTTTTTACCGCGGAAAGCAGGGTGGATTTTCGAGAGCTGGTTAAAGATTTGGTTTCGATTTTTAAGACAAGAATCGAATTACGGCAGATTGGTGTACGGGATGAATCACGGATTGTAGGTGGATTGGGCGTTTGCGGAAGAGGTTATTGTTGTCATACGGTTTCAGATAAACTAAAGCCTGTGTCTATTAAGATGGCGAAGGATCAAAACCTGTCTCTTAATTCTATGAAAATATCTGGTCCCTGTGGACGACTCCTCTGCTGTTTAGCCTATGAACATTCATTTTATAATGAAGTCCGCAGACAGCTTCCGCAGGAAGGATGTAAACTTATCTGGCAGGATGCAAATTGGAAGGTTGCCGAGGTTGATCCTGTTGGCGGTAAAATTAAAGTGATTTGTGAAGACGGCCGGCAGGTTTATGTACCCGTCAGCCGTTTTGAAAAACAGGATGGCCGCTGGAGACTTATAGATTTGTAAAAAGTCTGGCTACGCCCACCAATGCCAATGATGTTCCATCGAAGGGGCGGCCAGAAAAATCAGCATAATAGTCAATTGCTTTAAAACCGCTTCGATGCAGCAATTCAGTAAGTTCTGCTTTTCGGGCAAGGTATAAACGACGTACATCCTGAAAAAGCAGTTGATCCGTCGATGAATAGAGAGAGGCAATAAAGTTCAAGGCCGTTTCATCTTGAACAGGTTCATAACGCCGGACAAAACGGCAGCGGCTTGTTACTATATCGGGAAGGCTGGTTAGTTTGTTCTCTAGTATATGGTCGTAATTAATTACCTGAAAAATAAAAGGTGCGCCAGGTTTTAATAGCTTCTGGACATCCCTGAAGAAATCTCCAATCTCTTCTGCATTGTTCAGATGTACCAGCGTATTTCCCAGACAGAGCACTGCATCGAGACTAGATGGTGGAACATAGTGAGCTACTTCGAGCATATTCATGTGTAAAAAGCGGCCATTTGTCTTAGGTTCAGGGTTTCTGCGGTTTGCGCTCTGAATCATAGCTGTATTAAGGTCAATACCTGTTACATAGTAGCCTTTTTTGATGAGAGCTACTGCGGTAGTCCCTGTTGCACAGCCTACATCCAGAATTTTGGGAACAGTTCCCGCTGGTAAAGGTACCTGTGTTTGAATAAAATCAATTCGATCCTGTTCGAGGGGAAAAATATCATCATAGTATTCAAGTAGATCTTCGTAAAACTGTCGCACCGTATCAACTCCTTTTCGTAATCAGCATGAAAAATAATCCCTAACAGGTTGTTATATGCTATCAATTACTAAGGTGCCCCAGGGTGGGATAATCTTGCCAAGAACACGCTTTTTCTTAGACGTATGGTTTAAGAGCACCATCACTGTTTTCCCTTCCTGAGTTATTCGTTGAACTGCCTCTATACCTAAGCCAAGAAAACGACCCGCTAACCCTGCCTGTTTCAGAATCGATTTATACAGAAAAAAGGTTGTCTTGGGATCCGGAGAAGTGCCCAGATACCACACAAAGCCTTGCCCGTATTTGTTTCGGGTAAAAGCCGGTTTTCCTGTATAGTGTTTCTTTGAATCCCGATAGCGGGCTATAATTGTCGCTGTCTCTGGTTCAAGTATATCGGCCCATACTTCGCCTTTGCAAGTGATAATTTTTGATATAAATTGATGAATGAGCGTATCTTTGAGGCAGATTCCGGTCGATCCTGTACCGAGGGCTTCAAAATTAGTGACCCGTATTCCGGCTAATTCACGGAAAAGGCCGGGTAGAGGCCGGTCTATATTCCAGTTGTCGGTGGTACGGCTTCCAGATCTCCAGCCGAGAACTAGGTGCCCACCTCTGGCGACCCAGTCTGAAAGTTTTTGAACAAAGGCTTCATCGGTAATTTGATAGAACGGTAGGGATATAAGTTTATAGTTATCCAGATTAACCGACTTGGTGCTTTTTATGTCACAATTAACATTATAAAGCACATAGGGAGCAAACCAGCGGGCTAGTTCTGCATCATAACCTACTTGCATGTAAGAAGTGGGGCGCCGATCCATACCAAGAGAAAGGGGTTGTTCGCGGATGAGGCGGGATGTGTCCCTGTCGTAAACAAGGCAAGCCTCTGCAGGTACAGGCTCTGATGCAAAGGTTTTTAAAACCGGACTGAGGTTTTGCATATTTGTAATGATGTGCCGCTCCCGTTCGGTTTCGGTATTATCCGTGTCTCGGATGCCATAACAGAGCTGTTCTTGAGCATAGGGAGCGGTACGCCAGCGGAAATAGAAAATGGCATTGGCTCCTCGGGCGATGGCTTGATTTGTCCAGAGTGCAACCTGTTCTGGGGGTGGCAGGTGCCCCAGCTGGGTGTGCCCTTGGATACCGGAAAATTCTTCCATGACCTTAAAATTCCCCGATGGGTGAAGGCCCCTCACATAGGAGAGTACATAGGAAGTAAAAAAGTAAGGGAGCGGTTCATCCTGGTTGCCCCAAACTGGATAATTGTCCCAGCCAGCAGCATCCATGATACGGACCATGTCTTCCATATCGATGCATTGGGCAAGAGGTGCTGGATAGAGATTGGTAGTTATAAATTGATGGGCTCGAGCCTTTTGCCGGATAATTTGAACCTGGGCTTCTGCCCAGGAAACTGCTGTATCCGATGAGAACCGGTCGTAGTCTAGTAGCAACGCTGGATTGTGGTTTGTGGCTACCTGTTGACGGGGTAGGGGAATCTGGTCAAAGCGGGTGTAGGTGCTCCCCCAGAAGATGGTTCCCCAGCGGCGGTTAAGCTCCTCGATGGTTTCGTAGCGCTTTTCGAGCCAGCGATGCCAGGCGGCCCGGCAATGGTCGCATACGCAATGATCCGAGCCCTCATGACCAATTTCGTTATCAATCTGCCAGCCAATAATACTCTGTCTGGGACCATAGTGATCAGCAATTGCTTGGACAAGTTGCCGGGCCGCCTTCTGGTAGACAGGAGCATTCATACACCCCATACGGCGACAGCCAAAATCTCGGGTCAAGCGGTTCGGATGTACCGCAAGTATGGTTGGATCCTGGTCCACAAGCCAGACAGGCATGATGGCGGTAGGCGTACCGAGCACAACAGTAAGTTTATATTTCTCGAGAATATCGATTACCGAATCGAAAAGTGAAAAGTCATAATTCCCTGGGCGAGGTTCAAGAATAGGCCAGGCAAATTCCATCATACGTACTACCTGAAAGCCCTGTTCTGCCATCCGCTGAACATCGGACTCCCAAAGGGTTTTATCCCATTGTTCTGGATACCAATCAACCCCCCATAACAAATTGTGAGACATGGATTGCTCCTGCTTGTTAGTAAATAGTTGGGTTCCCTTGCCCCAATCGTTCTATCTCGTTATTATAGCACAGGTTTTATGGGAGGAGTTGTATGGCCCATTGTATTGTTGAGGAAGCAGAAGCGATTCTTGATAAGGAATTTTCTGTTTTAGATAAGGGTTTTGTTCGGCTTGTCGATTATCTTGGGAGTGATGAACGGGTTGTTCAGGCAGCCCGAGTCTCCTATGGCGCGGGGACCAAAAGCTATCGGGAAGATGCGGCTCTGATCGACTATCTTTTACGGAATGAACATACATCTCCCTTTGAACAGGTTGTTCTTACTTTTCATATTAAGCTTCCCATTTTTGTGGCCCGCCAGATGATTCGTCATCGAACTGCCCGGCTTAATGAAATATCAGGCCGCTATTCGGTTATGAAAGACGATTTTTATATCCCTGCACCGGAAGATGTGGCGCTCCAGAGCAGCGATAATAAGCAGGGTCGTGCAGAGGAACCCCTAGCACCAGAAGCGGCTGAAGCGGTTCGGAATTTGCTGGCCCTTGGTCAAAAGGAATCCTACGATGACTATGTACGACTTGTGAATCAAGGGATCGCCCGAGAACTTGCACGGATTAATCTTCCGCTCTCCCTCTATACTGAATGGTATTGGCAGATGGATTTGCATAACCTCTTTCATTTTTTTAAGCTCAGGCTCGATGCCCATGCCCAGAAGGAAATTCGAGTCTATGCCAGGGTTATGTTTGATATAACGAGAAAAGTAGCACCCCGCTGTTGTGAGTCCTTTGAGCGGCATATCTTAGGTGGTGTACGATTCTCTCAAGAAGAGTTACTAGAACTGAAGCGTCGTTTGAAAATGGAGAGAGATTTAGACACAAGAGATTCTGGGGAACCTTTAAGCGGAAAGGCATTAGAACGCTTTGAAGAAAAGCTGCGCTCGGGGCGCCAGCTGTGAGCGCCAGCTTTTAGTATAAACTACAGCAATTCTGGCCGGTATACGAGTCGTTCTATTTCATCAATATTGTTTTGTAATATATTCAAGAGTTGGGGGTTGAATTGTCCTGCCAAGTTCCGTTCATCACCCTTAAAAATGATAGCCAGGGCAGTTTCCCGATCATAGGCTTCTTTATAAATTCGGGTAGAACGGAGTGCATCGTATACATCAGCCAGGGCGGTGATTTGGGCTTCGATGGGTATTTGGTTTTCTTTAAGACCGAATGGATAGCCCTTCCCATCCCACCGTTCATGGTGGTACATGGCGATATTGCGGGCTACTTCGAAGAAGGGACCCTCTAATAGTTGGGATGAATAGACCGTATGTTTCTTAATGAGCTCATACTCTTCAGGACTTAACTTGCCGGTTTTCTTCAATAAAAGAGGGTCAATAAATATTTTTCCCACATCGTGAAGTCCTGCAAAGGAAATAATTTCTTCTACTTTTTTCCGTGGCAGGTTCATTTTTCGGGCAAGATAGCCTGAGAGAATGGATACTCTGGTGTTATGGTGTCCTGTTTCTGGGTCATACTGTTCAACAACTTTGGCTAACTTTGATGAAAAGTTATAATAGGCCCGTTTCATAATTTCTGTATGGATACGGATGCGGACAAACCCCCGGGCCAGCTCGGCAAATGAGAGGCACATGCGACGAGCCAAGGGGGTAAAATTGGTAGGTTTCCCTTCAGCAATATCTAACATAAACAGGATCGTGATTTTATCATCCACCGGGATGGTAAACATAATGGTAGATTTTACCGGTTGGAAGGATTTTTGAATTATTTTATATATCTGCTCAGGCATTTTTGCCTTCCAGAGGGCATGTATATTGGGAAGCTCGATGATATGTTTTGTTTCTTCCAGGAGAAACCATTGTTTCTTCATTTTTTTTGATAAGATTGCCTGAATGTGATGACCAAAGGATGATATAAAGGTGAGATTTTTGCCTTTGATAAAGGCAATACTGCCGTAATCTGCCTGGTCAACAAGTCTAAGCAGAACCAAGAGAAGTTGATTAAAAAAAACGGGAAGTCGAACCGTATTGTCCCCAAATTGCTGGGAAATAGAAAGTAGCTGTCGAATCTTTTCCTGTAGGGCGGAAATCTCTTCATAACTATAGATAAGAGATTCATTGATATTTTGCAGGGCAATTTTTTGCTGAGTAAGACTTTGATATTTTCCTGCTAGTTTTAAAAAAGCTTCGAAAGTCTTTTTACTTGAATCGGAAAATGTAACATGGTGGCCCTTTGGTATATCCACTGCAAGAATGATTTGCTCACCTTCATCGATAGAATAGGTTCCGATGAGAGTTCTTTCTACATTGCCTAAAATACCATTTGCAAATTGTTGTGTTGGTTTTGGAGTAGATGAACTGAGGCAGTCTAAAAAGGAAACGAGCTCTTTTACAGTAGACCCCTGGACATTACACCAGGGACTTTCCAGTTTGAGATTAAGTAATTGCTCTAATTCATGGCCAATAGAAGCAACAAAGTACCATCGTTCGGGGTTTCGGATGCTGACGGTTCCCTGGGTTGCCTCGGGAATAAGGGAAAGGGCCACCTCTAATAAACGGTGATAATATAATTCGGGATCCCAATCATACCAGTCTAATTCAAGGAGCAAATCTAGAATTGCCTGGGTTGAGCTGGCAGACTCATGTAGAACTTCCATACATAACCTATATAACTTTTAGTATGCGATATATTTAAGATTTTTTGGAGATATTTGGAGAATTATACTTAAAAAATCCAAAAAACTATAAAACTATATCATAAAAAATTAAAAATATCTAGTTTTATTAAACTATCAATTTTCTTGACGTCTCTTTAGTCAGGAATTATGCTTAAACTTTAGGAGAAGAAGGAATGAAAAAACTATCGGTTAAGCTGATTTTATTTGTTGGGATTAGCGTTATTATCATTGCCCTTTCTATTGGTGCTACTGCTGCGTTCTTTTTATACAAGCTGGCAAATACCAACGCACAACATTTGGAAACGATGTTGATGAGTAAATATGACGAAGAAATCCGCTGGCAGACCGAACAGGCTAGTACCACGCTGAATGCAATTGGGAAATTACGGGATGAGGGGAAACTGGATCGGGATACGGCATTTTTTCTGGCTCAAACACTCATGAATGCACTGCGTTATGGACCGGAGGGATATTTTTGGGCAGATACAGTAGAGGGGGTAAATGTAGCTCATGGAAGCAAACCTGAAAATATCGGCAGGAATCGGATAAATGATGTGGATGCCAAGGGATTTAGATTAATTGAAGCCATTATTAATGCTGGAAAAAATGGGGGCGGGTATACTGATTACTGGTACCCAAAACTAGGGAAGACAGATCCGGAACCTAAAAGAAGTTATAGTCTTTTAAATCCAGCCTTTAACTGGGTTCTTGGGA harbors:
- a CDS encoding ATP-binding cassette domain-containing protein — its product is MSEYILEIENLTKDFPGVRALDHVSLRVRKGEIHSLCGENGAGKSTLMSVISGVYPKGSYEGKVFFKGKETHYHSVKDSEKEGLAIIHQELALSPYLSIYENIFLGHMRTSLGIINWDYYIKESQKYLEQVGLRENPATIVSKMGVGKQQLVEIARALSKKVELLILDEPTSSLNDDESEKLLKLILELKQQGITCIMISHKLNEVLEIADTVTVLRDGKSISTYDVKKDKLTEAMLIRDMVGRDLTTRFPERKNKPGEVILEVKNWTVYHPDYHTIKVVDNASFYARKGEIVAFCGPMGAGRTELMMSIYGRSYGSRAEGELRMRGQKVDTSDTRKAIEAGIGYVSEDRKNLGLILIQDVKSNISISSLNKLSKVGVVNSSLEIREAERFKNELRIKTPSIHQLTRNLSGGNQQKVALSRCMLSDPEIFIVDEPTRGIDVGAKSEIYHILNDMAAYGKTIIMVTSELPEAIGMADRIYVMNEGRIKGELTRDEATQEKIMHIALLN
- the mmsB gene encoding multiple monosaccharide ABC transporter permease; the encoded protein is MSDTTVTSSSIRNLIKANIRNYSMVLMLALIMIIFSFLTDGVNLNSRNFTNIFMQNSYILLLAVGMVLVIIVGNIDLSVGSVAAFIGAISAMLYNSGANMFVTILLSIILGVLIGAFQGAWIAYAKIPAFIVTLAAQLLFRGLTYIITNVSPISLRDDNFKQIASGMANINVLTINGVYYTALVAGVVVFLIYVVLEIQGRRNKIKYGFKVSPMSFFIIKLLVIGLLIFGLSQRFATYRGIPIVVIVLGVTIIFFSFITNNTVIGRYIYAVGGNARSAKLSGINSELVVFVVQLIMGGLTGLAGVVFTGYMNSALPQAGNNFELDAIAACFIGGASASGGIGTVIGAIVGGLVMAAINNGMSLMNIQAQWQYVVKALVLLLAVFYDIYTRRKTGLG
- a CDS encoding MATE family efflux transporter, translating into MKKIGPWSFYREALQIALPVMMQQLIMSLVSLIDNFMVAGLGDAKMAAVNVANQVNFVYLVVLWTLCGAGGIYLAQFRGANDAEGMKQAYRFKTLMALIISAIYFVVLWTIPERLIAMMTMGNSAQAEIVSDGADYLRLISFTLFPIAISTAIGTAFREIGLPRIPLVISVLSTLVNTFGNYILIYGNLGAPRLEITGAAIATITARLIEVGAFLIYIRLKAIDFYVPFLQLHHIKPKLMGEILGKSGMMVLSETTWVVSETVVTALYNSRGGAEVVAGMAAGWTIANIFFLVFGGIHAATAVVVGGVLGAGRLDEARNRANWLKFGAFIAGIVVGFGAVLSTLLIPLVFGNLTPNAQSITRGLVMVIALYMPIWTVLNAQFAISRAGGDTALGMYVDVSVNTLLFVPGAIILTLGTGIGPVLMFAIIKITDVVKYLIARWYLKKERWVRNLTVQP
- a CDS encoding YgaP family membrane protein, which translates into the protein MQSNMGLIDRIIRIVLAVVVGIFILTGQLSGIAAIVLGILAVVFLLTSAIAFCPLYLPFHLSTKKKD
- a CDS encoding M23 family metallopeptidase — encoded protein: MVSVHNYKRIENSIFRKTKSLVVSIAKHITSVIKKLVTLGSRQYTIMLIPHSEKQVFNLHVTVFSLLLVALILAGIIGSFFWYGSVYTDTKGALSIKESKLKEAQANLDQLRDETAQLLKSAKNFEAALSNTLSSLGIAAGSLNSNQNQSLGDLSSFFEVKETAQGTLKEVSEIRRLAGYLSSAAEPVKELGDLLNSQSSLLTDIPSLWPVKGGIGHISMYFGQNENPFTGQWYIHKGVDISTYRQGDPVVASADGQVVTVDYDIGGFGNYIIIKHKHGFYTRYAHLQSFRVQKGQKVQQGQIIGYIGNTGLSTGPHLHYEVHIGSDVVDPLKYLNIRASLAGVKK
- a CDS encoding bactofilin family protein; the encoded protein is MPEKIFENFSINTIIGTGTYIEGSISSAGFTRIDGALKGDLAVQGRVVIGESARIRSNIAGTAVTVGGVVLGDIFAYERVTVLSTAVVLGTIITCRIQIDEGCIVHGNVVTCSSKEEWEQRCSAYKDALSIRRS